A stretch of Candidatus Sphingomonas phytovorans DNA encodes these proteins:
- a CDS encoding acetyl-CoA hydrolase/transferase C-terminal domain-containing protein, translating to MAGPVILSMNALLATLRPGMRVFVPGSSGEPRTFLSALAGAGTDMGGIELVTNFLPGINRLDPALHAAGIRTTAFFGLPGLGPDDRILPLSYREIDDYLRANPVDLAVVQLSPPDAEGNCSFGPCVEFSRTALATAWRTVGLINPRLARHGGGPFVPFAELDSVVHVDQEPLAVPEPAGDDVARAIARHVAALIADGTTLQLGIGKIPGQILRALTDHRNLRIRSGIVMPNLRLLAESGALADAEIVAASAAGDADFYRWVATNPAIRLTDVTETHDVAAIATTPGFTAINSAIEVDLLGQCNAETLGGRVVSGPGGLPQFTAGARQAPKGCSIVALPATDSSGSVSRIVTAMAPGAPVSVPAHGVDFIVTEFGAADLRRKPRAARALEIAGIAAPDFREALTQAARDAG from the coding sequence ATGGCCGGCCCCGTCATCCTCTCGATGAATGCACTGCTCGCGACCCTGCGTCCGGGCATGCGCGTGTTCGTTCCCGGCTCCTCCGGCGAACCGCGCACCTTCCTGTCCGCCTTGGCCGGTGCCGGCACGGACATGGGCGGGATCGAACTCGTCACCAATTTCCTCCCCGGCATCAACCGTCTGGATCCGGCGCTGCATGCCGCCGGTATCCGCACGACGGCCTTTTTCGGACTCCCGGGGCTCGGCCCGGACGATCGGATCTTGCCGCTCAGCTATCGCGAGATCGACGACTATCTGCGCGCCAACCCGGTCGATCTGGCGGTCGTCCAGCTCTCGCCGCCCGACGCAGAAGGCAATTGCTCCTTTGGACCCTGTGTCGAATTCAGCCGTACGGCGCTGGCCACGGCGTGGCGAACGGTCGGCCTGATCAACCCCCGGCTCGCGCGGCACGGTGGCGGGCCTTTCGTCCCGTTCGCAGAACTCGACTCGGTCGTCCATGTCGACCAGGAACCACTGGCGGTTCCGGAGCCCGCCGGGGACGATGTGGCGCGGGCGATCGCCCGCCATGTCGCCGCGCTCATCGCCGACGGCACGACCTTGCAGCTCGGCATCGGCAAGATTCCGGGCCAGATTCTGCGTGCCCTTACCGATCACCGGAATTTGCGGATACGGTCGGGCATCGTGATGCCGAACCTGAGGCTGCTCGCGGAGAGCGGTGCCTTGGCCGACGCCGAGATTGTCGCCGCCTCGGCGGCGGGCGACGCCGATTTCTATCGCTGGGTGGCGACCAATCCCGCCATCCGGCTGACCGATGTCACCGAGACACATGATGTCGCGGCGATCGCGACGACGCCTGGCTTCACCGCGATCAACTCGGCGATCGAGGTCGATCTTCTCGGGCAATGCAATGCCGAAACCCTGGGCGGGCGCGTCGTCAGCGGCCCGGGCGGGCTTCCACAGTTCACGGCCGGTGCCCGCCAGGCGCCGAAGGGCTGCAGCATCGTGGCACTGCCGGCCACCGACAGTAGCGGATCGGTCTCCCGGATCGTGACCGCGATGGCACCGGGCGCGCCGGTATCAGTGCCCGCCCATGGGGTCGATTTCATCGTGACCGAATTCGGCGCCGCCGATCTGCGGCGCAAGCCCCGCGCGGCGCGCGCGCTGGAGATCGCCGGCATTGCCGCACCCGATTTCAGAGAGGCGCTGACACAGGCGGCACGCGACGCGGGCTAG
- a CDS encoding TetR family transcriptional regulator yields the protein MTQPVAAKVTRARPAQNLYGQKMGAKGMRTRAQYIRATEQLLERRTLRDLTVAEIAHEAAAAPTTFYAYFADVTEAVLAAVNETERTSDEMEAIFAREWTSETSYQNAKDLVEAYCAFWDKHFWVLRTRNLAADEGDRRFMKARHDATLKLTTYLQERIAAVHPKTDAVSISHVMLMMMERIPVITRRPYRRRRSRKHLIEAAAFFIGCALNSPGPLPLADRNGQDSDDGDEA from the coding sequence TTGACCCAGCCCGTCGCCGCCAAGGTAACACGTGCCCGACCCGCCCAGAATCTCTATGGGCAGAAGATGGGCGCGAAGGGCATGCGGACCCGGGCTCAGTATATCCGGGCCACCGAGCAATTGCTGGAACGGCGCACCTTGCGCGACCTCACCGTCGCCGAGATCGCGCATGAGGCCGCCGCGGCGCCTACCACCTTTTATGCCTATTTCGCGGATGTGACCGAGGCGGTACTCGCCGCCGTCAACGAGACTGAGCGCACCTCGGACGAGATGGAGGCGATCTTCGCCCGGGAATGGACGTCCGAGACGAGCTATCAGAACGCCAAGGACCTCGTGGAGGCCTATTGCGCCTTCTGGGACAAGCATTTCTGGGTGCTGCGGACCCGCAATCTCGCGGCCGATGAGGGCGACCGGCGGTTCATGAAAGCCCGCCACGATGCCACGCTTAAACTGACCACCTATCTCCAGGAGCGCATCGCCGCGGTTCATCCCAAAACCGACGCAGTGTCGATCAGCCATGTGATGTTGATGATGATGGAACGTATTCCCGTCATCACCCGGCGGCCCTATCGTCGCCGGCGCTCGCGCAAGCATTTGATCGAAGCGGCTGCCTTCTTCATCGGCTGCGCGCTGAACAGTCCCGGACCCTTGCCCCTGGCCGATCGGAACGGACAGGACAGCGACGATGGAGACGAGGCCTAG
- a CDS encoding acetyl-CoA C-acetyltransferase has protein sequence MRRAAIVAPLRTPIGRFLGSLAPLPAERLAEHVIRALVERSGIDPARIDDVVLAQSYANSEAPCIGRWAGLAAGLPIEVPGCQVDRRCGGGLQAIVNAAMMVQSGAADVVIAGGVESMSNIEYYTTAMRGGARAGTVQFYDRLDRGRERSQPVERFGVISGMIETAENLATDYAITREAADAFAAESQRRAAAAWDAGRFDDEVVAVPVPQRKGDPVQMRRDEGIRGDTTVETLAALKPLVKGGTVTAGNSSQQNDAASVCLVVAEDRLAELDLDPFAFVVGWAAAGCDPARMGIGPVPAVKRLFARTGIGWDDIDLVEINEAFAVQVLAVLKGWDFDDHSRINVNGSGISLGHPIGATGARIMTSMLHELRRRGGKRALETMCIGGGQGIAALFEAA, from the coding sequence ATGCGCCGCGCTGCCATCGTTGCCCCGCTTCGCACGCCCATCGGCCGCTTCCTGGGGAGTCTCGCGCCGCTCCCCGCCGAGCGTCTCGCGGAGCATGTTATTCGAGCGCTCGTCGAGCGGAGCGGTATCGATCCCGCGCGGATCGACGACGTGGTGCTCGCGCAGAGCTACGCCAATAGCGAGGCGCCGTGTATCGGGCGTTGGGCCGGCCTTGCCGCGGGGTTGCCGATCGAGGTGCCGGGTTGCCAGGTCGACCGCCGTTGCGGCGGCGGACTCCAGGCGATCGTCAACGCAGCGATGATGGTGCAGTCGGGCGCCGCCGATGTCGTGATCGCCGGCGGCGTCGAGAGCATGAGCAATATCGAATATTATACGACGGCGATGCGCGGCGGCGCGCGCGCCGGCACGGTTCAATTCTATGACCGTCTCGATCGCGGTCGCGAACGCTCCCAGCCGGTCGAACGGTTCGGCGTGATTTCCGGCATGATCGAAACCGCCGAGAATCTCGCCACCGACTATGCCATCACGCGTGAGGCGGCCGATGCCTTTGCCGCGGAAAGCCAGCGCCGCGCGGCCGCGGCATGGGACGCCGGCCGCTTCGACGACGAGGTCGTTGCCGTGCCGGTGCCGCAACGCAAGGGCGATCCGGTGCAGATGCGCCGCGACGAAGGAATACGAGGCGACACGACCGTCGAGACGCTCGCGGCGCTTAAGCCGCTCGTGAAGGGCGGCACTGTCACCGCGGGCAATTCAAGCCAGCAAAACGATGCCGCGTCGGTCTGTCTGGTCGTCGCCGAAGATCGTCTGGCCGAGCTTGACCTCGATCCCTTCGCCTTTGTCGTCGGCTGGGCAGCGGCGGGATGTGATCCGGCGCGGATGGGGATCGGGCCTGTCCCGGCGGTCAAGCGCCTGTTCGCCCGGACGGGTATCGGCTGGGACGATATCGACCTGGTCGAGATCAACGAAGCCTTCGCCGTCCAGGTGCTGGCGGTGCTCAAGGGCTGGGACTTTGACGACCATAGCCGGATCAACGTCAACGGATCGGGCATTTCGCTCGGGCATCCCATTGGGGCGACGGGCGCGCGGATCATGACCTCGATGTTGCACGAACTGCGCCGTCGCGGCGGCAAGCGTGCGCTCGAGACGATGTGCATCGGAGGAGGGCAGGGGATCGCGGCGTTGTTCGAAGCGGCCTGA
- a CDS encoding SDR family oxidoreductase, whose protein sequence is MGVLDGKTVIVTGAGNGIGKECALLAAREGASVIVNDLGSDLKGNDQGSNAAAAIVVDEIRGGGGNAVANFGNVASMTDVRAMVAQALDAFGGLHAIINPAGILRDGMFHKMADQDWDAVLDVHLRGAYNITRATVEHFRDQQEGGYVHFGSTSGLIGNLGQANYAAAKMGVAGLSRIVAIEGATKNIRSNLIAPFAFTRMVASIPVKDEASAQRVERMRAGMRADQVAQLAVALAAPAASAVSGQIFAARGNEIVLFSQPRPIRSLTRVEGWTPRSILDQAVPALAPAFTDLGVSQSVFSYDPV, encoded by the coding sequence ATGGGCGTGCTTGACGGCAAGACCGTGATTGTGACCGGTGCCGGCAACGGGATCGGCAAGGAGTGCGCGCTCCTGGCCGCGCGTGAAGGCGCGAGCGTGATCGTCAACGATCTGGGAAGCGATCTCAAGGGCAATGACCAGGGATCGAACGCCGCCGCCGCGATCGTCGTCGACGAGATCCGGGGGGGCGGCGGCAACGCGGTCGCCAATTTCGGCAACGTGGCGTCGATGACCGATGTTCGGGCGATGGTCGCGCAGGCGCTCGACGCCTTTGGCGGCCTCCATGCCATCATCAACCCGGCGGGCATCCTGCGCGACGGCATGTTCCACAAGATGGCCGACCAGGATTGGGACGCGGTCCTCGATGTCCACTTGCGCGGCGCCTATAATATAACGCGCGCGACGGTGGAGCATTTCCGCGACCAGCAGGAAGGCGGCTATGTCCATTTCGGCTCGACGTCCGGCCTGATCGGCAATCTCGGCCAGGCCAATTACGCGGCCGCCAAGATGGGCGTCGCCGGGCTGTCGCGCATCGTCGCGATCGAGGGGGCGACGAAGAATATCCGGTCCAATCTGATCGCGCCCTTCGCCTTTACCCGCATGGTGGCGAGCATCCCCGTCAAGGACGAGGCATCAGCGCAGCGCGTCGAAAGGATGCGGGCGGGCATGAGGGCCGATCAGGTCGCCCAGCTGGCCGTTGCGCTCGCCGCGCCGGCGGCGTCCGCCGTGTCGGGCCAGATATTCGCCGCGCGTGGCAACGAAATCGTCCTGTTCAGCCAGCCGCGTCCGATCCGGTCGCTCACGCGGGTCGAAGGCTGGACGCCGCGGTCGATCCTCGATCAGGCGGTGCCCGCGCTGGCCCCCGCTTTCACCGACCTCGGCGTCAGCCAGTCGGTCTTCTCCTACGATCCGGTCTGA
- the paaG gene encoding 2-(1,2-epoxy-1,2-dihydrophenyl)acetyl-CoA isomerase PaaG — MGYETILVEQREKVCRITLNRPDSLNSFTIPMHEELAQALDDARDDPEVRVILLTGAGRGFCAGQDLSERKRAPGDPPFDLAVGLEKRWGPLIRRMTRMPKPIVCAVNGVAAGAGANLAFACDMTIARDDVKFLQAFVNIGLAPDAGGTWLLPRLAGLPRALGFAMLGEPITAATAADWGMIWKAVPAAAFEIEVARVVDRLASLPGLSLAAIKRSMRGAFDLTLEQQLDLERDQQQRLGYSEDYAEGVLAFAEKRQPQFNGR; from the coding sequence ATGGGATATGAAACCATCCTGGTCGAGCAGCGGGAAAAGGTCTGCCGCATCACGCTCAATCGACCCGACAGCCTCAATTCCTTCACCATCCCGATGCACGAGGAATTGGCCCAGGCCCTTGATGACGCGCGCGATGATCCCGAGGTTCGCGTTATCCTGCTGACGGGGGCAGGGCGCGGCTTCTGCGCGGGGCAGGATCTCAGCGAGCGGAAGCGGGCACCGGGCGATCCGCCGTTCGACCTGGCGGTTGGTCTGGAGAAGCGCTGGGGGCCATTGATCCGGCGCATGACCCGCATGCCAAAGCCGATCGTCTGTGCGGTCAACGGCGTGGCGGCGGGCGCGGGGGCGAACCTCGCCTTCGCCTGCGACATGACGATTGCGCGCGACGACGTGAAATTCCTCCAGGCATTCGTGAATATCGGGCTGGCCCCTGATGCGGGGGGCACCTGGCTGCTGCCGCGCCTCGCTGGATTGCCGCGCGCCCTGGGGTTCGCGATGCTGGGTGAGCCGATCACCGCCGCGACCGCTGCCGATTGGGGAATGATCTGGAAGGCCGTGCCGGCGGCGGCCTTCGAGATCGAGGTGGCGCGCGTCGTCGATCGCCTGGCGTCGCTGCCGGGACTTTCGCTGGCGGCGATCAAACGTTCGATGCGCGGTGCGTTCGACCTGACGCTGGAGCAGCAGCTCGACCTTGAGCGCGATCAGCAGCAGCGGCTCGGCTATAGCGAGGACTATGCCGAGGGCGTCCTGGCATTCGCCGAGAAGCGGCAACCGCAATTCAACGGTAGATAA
- a CDS encoding MaoC family dehydratase — protein sequence MVKSIKQVGPNRYRETFGRHLEDFKVGDVYEHRPGKTVTEYDNHLFTLLTLNQHPLHFDAEYAKRTEFKRNLVVSPYTLSLLIGMSVSDVSQKTIANLGMTDVKFTAPVFAGDTLYAESEVLSIRESKSRPGQGIVTVRTTGRNQDGTIVCTFERSALIPARGYAIEDQPDSNY from the coding sequence ATGGTCAAGAGCATCAAGCAAGTAGGGCCCAACCGCTATCGCGAGACGTTCGGTCGCCATCTCGAGGATTTCAAGGTCGGCGATGTCTATGAGCATCGGCCCGGCAAGACCGTCACCGAATATGACAATCATCTCTTCACGCTGCTGACGCTCAACCAGCATCCGCTTCACTTCGACGCTGAATATGCCAAGCGCACCGAGTTCAAGCGCAATCTGGTGGTCAGTCCCTACACGCTTTCGCTGTTGATCGGGATGAGCGTGAGCGATGTGTCGCAGAAGACGATCGCCAATCTCGGCATGACCGACGTCAAGTTCACCGCGCCGGTGTTCGCCGGCGACACGCTCTATGCCGAGAGCGAAGTGCTTTCGATCCGCGAATCCAAATCGCGCCCCGGCCAGGGGATCGTCACGGTTCGTACCACCGGGCGGAACCAGGACGGCACGATCGTCTGTACCTTTGAACGTTCGGCGTTGATCCCGGCGCGCGGTTACGCGATCGAGGATCAGCCGGACAGCAATTATTGA
- a CDS encoding acyl-CoA/acyl-ACP dehydrogenase — MNEDDLEAIRGSVRALCADFPGEYWRELDQARAYPTAFVDAMTRSGFLGALIPEEYGGAGLPLRAACAILEEVHHSGCNAGAIHAQMYVMGTVLKHGSEAQKRALLPDVASGAIRLQAFGVTEPTSGSETLALRTTAVRDGDDYVINGQKIWISRAEHSDFMVLLARTTAAAEVKKKGEGLSVFLVDMREAKKAGLTIRPIRTMMNHATTELFFDNVRIPAANLVGEEGKGFRYILDGMNAERTLIAAECLGDARWFIEKASGYARDRHVFGRPIGANQGVQFPIARAYAQYRAASLMVERAADRFDQGLSAGEEANIAKMLASEAAWAAGEACIQTHGGFGFAEEFDIERKYRETRLYQVAPISTNLILAFLAQNALDLPRSY; from the coding sequence ATGAACGAAGACGATCTGGAGGCGATCCGCGGTTCGGTCCGCGCGCTCTGCGCCGATTTTCCCGGCGAATATTGGCGTGAGCTCGATCAGGCGCGCGCCTATCCCACCGCGTTTGTCGACGCGATGACCCGATCGGGGTTCCTGGGCGCGCTCATTCCCGAAGAATATGGCGGGGCGGGCCTGCCCTTGCGCGCGGCCTGCGCGATTCTCGAGGAAGTCCATCACAGCGGCTGCAATGCCGGGGCTATCCATGCCCAGATGTATGTCATGGGTACCGTGCTCAAGCATGGCTCCGAAGCGCAGAAGCGGGCGTTGCTGCCCGATGTTGCCTCCGGCGCGATCCGGCTCCAGGCTTTCGGCGTCACCGAGCCCACCTCGGGATCCGAGACCCTCGCGCTGCGCACGACCGCGGTGCGCGATGGCGACGACTATGTCATCAACGGACAGAAAATCTGGATCAGCCGCGCCGAGCATAGCGATTTCATGGTGCTGTTGGCGCGCACCACGGCGGCGGCGGAGGTGAAGAAGAAGGGGGAAGGGCTCTCGGTCTTCCTCGTCGACATGCGCGAGGCGAAGAAGGCTGGTTTGACGATCCGGCCGATCCGCACGATGATGAATCACGCGACCACCGAGTTGTTCTTCGACAATGTGCGCATCCCGGCCGCCAATCTGGTCGGCGAGGAAGGCAAGGGCTTCCGCTATATCCTTGACGGCATGAACGCCGAGCGCACGCTGATCGCGGCCGAATGCCTGGGCGATGCGCGCTGGTTCATCGAGAAGGCGTCGGGCTATGCCCGCGACCGTCATGTGTTCGGCCGCCCGATCGGCGCCAATCAGGGGGTCCAGTTCCCGATCGCCCGCGCTTATGCGCAATATCGTGCCGCCTCGCTGATGGTCGAGCGCGCCGCCGACCGGTTCGATCAGGGGCTCAGCGCCGGCGAGGAAGCCAATATCGCCAAGATGCTGGCATCGGAGGCCGCCTGGGCAGCTGGCGAGGCCTGTATCCAGACGCATGGCGGCTTCGGCTTCGCCGAGGAATTCGATATCGAGCGTAAATATCGGGAAACGCGGCTCTATCAGGTTGCCCCGATCTCGACGAACCTGATCCTGGCATTCCTGGCGCAGAACGCGCTCGATCTGCCCCGGTCCTATTGA
- a CDS encoding acyl-CoA dehydrogenase family protein, with amino-acid sequence MDLLPNDEQTAIVDAVKEFLVGEAPVDRLRAHGEVGNPDAALWPRLGELGFLGLGIAEAQGGAGLSSAEEVLAFREYGRHLISPAILALTLAARVASAAGLLAAPELLAGTMRAGLANQRGPADLRAGTGVFHLIEAKGAELIVAWDEDGAALFRRDDFTIEPVRSTDALVSLERGTLSGAQPLAYLSAADDAIHDRARLLIAALAAGTAEGARDMAVDYAKVREQFGKPIGSFQAVKHRCAEMAIRTEAAWSLTAFASLAFALGREDSAFMATSAKIVATDAALKNGASNIQVHGAIGFTSEADAHHYLKRAHLLDQLGGDLRRQRERLLDMPSAL; translated from the coding sequence ATGGATTTGCTACCCAATGACGAGCAGACGGCCATCGTCGATGCCGTGAAGGAGTTTCTCGTCGGCGAGGCGCCGGTCGATCGGCTGCGCGCCCATGGCGAAGTGGGCAATCCCGACGCCGCGCTCTGGCCGCGGCTGGGTGAGCTTGGCTTTCTGGGGCTGGGCATTGCCGAGGCCCAGGGCGGGGCCGGCCTCAGCTCGGCGGAGGAGGTCCTCGCCTTTCGCGAATATGGGCGGCATCTGATCTCGCCCGCGATCCTCGCGCTGACCCTCGCCGCGCGGGTCGCCAGCGCGGCGGGGTTGCTCGCGGCGCCGGAACTGCTTGCCGGGACGATGCGGGCGGGTCTCGCGAACCAGCGTGGACCGGCAGATCTCCGGGCCGGCACCGGCGTGTTCCACCTGATCGAGGCGAAAGGGGCCGAACTGATCGTCGCGTGGGACGAGGACGGGGCCGCCCTGTTTCGGCGCGACGACTTCACCATCGAGCCGGTCCGGTCGACCGACGCCCTGGTCTCGCTCGAGCGCGGGACTTTATCCGGTGCGCAACCGCTTGCCTATCTCAGTGCTGCGGATGACGCGATCCACGATCGTGCGCGGCTCTTGATCGCGGCCCTCGCCGCCGGCACCGCCGAAGGCGCCCGCGACATGGCGGTCGACTATGCCAAGGTCCGCGAACAGTTCGGCAAACCGATCGGCAGCTTCCAGGCGGTCAAGCATCGCTGTGCGGAGATGGCGATTCGCACCGAGGCCGCCTGGAGCCTGACCGCATTCGCCTCGCTCGCATTTGCCCTGGGCCGCGAGGACAGCGCGTTCATGGCGACGTCGGCCAAGATCGTCGCGACCGATGCGGCGCTCAAGAATGGCGCGTCCAATATCCAGGTACATGGTGCAATCGGCTTTACGTCGGAGGCCGACGCACACCATTATCTCAAGCGCGCGCATCTGCTCGACCAGCTTGGCGGTGACCTGCGCCGGCAGCGCGAGCGGTTGCTCGACATGCCATCCGCATTGTGA
- a CDS encoding acyl-CoA dehydrogenase family protein — MDLDFTAEDRQFREDARAWLMANVTREPRPHEGRELREYDLAWQRKQYEGGWAGVSWPVEYGGLGLSLTRQLIWFEEYARAEAPDNHLCFVGLNHAGPTLIAKGSEEQKAYHLPRLLKGETVWCQGFSEPNAGSDLGSLRTKAEIDGDHLVVNGSKIWTSHGHLADFQELLVRTDPDAPKHKGISWVICDMTTPGMDLRPINIMTAPHHQHFVQVFYDDVRIPLSNVVGDLNDGWKVAMSTLGFERGTAQIKDQIRYAVLVERMIEEARARFGGNSPLSKDEIGSRLAQLRADMAAARAMTYMVVSRAQAGIQGSEASLMRAMVGEVQQRARRLALDIIGPDALENPEDDDRVFYYLRSYSITIAAGTAEVQRNIIGERVLGLPRG; from the coding sequence ATGGATCTCGATTTCACAGCCGAGGATCGGCAATTTCGCGAAGATGCCCGGGCCTGGCTAATGGCCAATGTGACGCGCGAACCGCGTCCGCACGAAGGCCGGGAGCTGCGGGAATATGACCTTGCCTGGCAGCGCAAGCAATATGAGGGTGGCTGGGCCGGTGTGTCCTGGCCGGTCGAATATGGCGGCCTTGGTCTTTCGCTGACCCGGCAGCTCATCTGGTTCGAGGAATATGCCCGCGCCGAGGCGCCCGACAATCATCTCTGCTTTGTCGGGCTCAATCACGCCGGGCCGACCTTGATCGCTAAGGGTAGCGAGGAGCAAAAGGCATATCATCTGCCACGTCTGCTCAAGGGCGAAACGGTCTGGTGCCAGGGATTCTCGGAGCCCAATGCGGGATCGGATCTCGGGAGCCTGCGCACCAAAGCGGAGATCGACGGCGATCACCTCGTCGTCAACGGGTCGAAGATATGGACCAGCCATGGCCATCTCGCCGACTTCCAGGAGTTGCTTGTCCGCACCGATCCGGATGCGCCGAAGCACAAGGGGATCAGCTGGGTCATTTGCGACATGACCACCCCCGGCATGGATCTGCGGCCGATCAACATCATGACCGCACCGCATCACCAGCATTTCGTCCAGGTCTTTTACGACGACGTCCGCATCCCGCTGTCCAACGTGGTCGGCGATCTCAATGACGGCTGGAAGGTCGCGATGTCGACGCTCGGTTTCGAGCGCGGCACCGCCCAGATCAAGGATCAGATCCGCTATGCGGTGCTGGTCGAGCGCATGATCGAGGAGGCGCGGGCCAGGTTCGGGGGCAATTCGCCCTTGTCGAAAGATGAGATCGGTTCGCGCCTGGCGCAGTTGCGCGCTGACATGGCCGCTGCGCGGGCGATGACCTATATGGTCGTGTCGCGCGCCCAGGCTGGTATCCAGGGATCGGAGGCGTCGCTGATGCGCGCGATGGTGGGCGAGGTGCAGCAGCGCGCGCGCCGCCTCGCGCTCGACATCATCGGTCCCGATGCGCTCGAAAATCCGGAGGATGACGACCGGGTCTTCTATTACCTGCGTTCCTATTCGATCACGATCGCGGCAGGCACCGCGGAAGTGCAGCGCAACATCATTGGCGAGCGAGTGCTCGGCCTACCGCGGGGCTGA
- a CDS encoding N-acyl homoserine lactonase family protein, with translation MKETKVYLLDFGTLTLDGFQMFWNLGPSGTIRFPVYGALIDHADGLYLFDTGFDKETFDNLSPGRTGQTARQTVPGQLDLLGLKPSDINYVINSHYHLDHCGGNKHCTCAKTICHKLELEAALDPEPFEARGYTDMSFLPDAFHPPVLADVGAPSYDDAADEIFTDSFELLLGDQEIAKGIHLIETPGHTPGHYSLLVELAGRRPMLFSGDACYAKRSLDHMAISSSHVNPRQAYDSLGRLRDLARARDAEIFYSHDPEAWQNFKLAPLPYL, from the coding sequence ATGAAGGAAACAAAGGTCTATCTGCTCGATTTCGGCACGCTCACGCTCGACGGTTTCCAGATGTTCTGGAATCTGGGGCCGAGCGGGACGATCCGCTTCCCCGTCTACGGCGCGCTCATCGACCATGCCGACGGGCTTTATCTGTTCGATACCGGCTTCGACAAAGAGACGTTCGACAATCTGTCGCCCGGCCGCACCGGCCAGACCGCGCGGCAGACGGTGCCCGGCCAGCTCGATCTGCTGGGATTGAAGCCGAGCGACATCAACTATGTGATCAACTCGCACTACCATCTCGACCATTGCGGCGGGAACAAGCACTGCACCTGCGCCAAGACGATCTGCCACAAGCTGGAGCTCGAAGCGGCGCTCGATCCCGAGCCCTTCGAAGCGCGCGGCTATACCGACATGAGCTTCCTCCCCGACGCATTCCACCCGCCGGTTCTGGCTGATGTCGGTGCGCCTAGCTATGACGATGCCGCCGACGAGATATTCACGGACAGTTTTGAGCTGCTGCTGGGCGACCAGGAAATTGCCAAGGGAATCCATCTGATCGAGACGCCAGGCCATACGCCGGGCCATTACAGCCTGCTGGTCGAGCTTGCCGGTCGGCGGCCGATGCTGTTCAGCGGCGATGCCTGTTACGCCAAGCGCAGCCTGGACCATATGGCGATCTCGAGCTCGCACGTGAACCCGCGCCAGGCCTATGATTCGCTTGGCCGCCTGCGCGATCTGGCGCGCGCCCGCGATGCCGAGATTTTCTATTCGCACGATCCCGAAGCGTGGCAGAACTTCAAGCTCGCGCCGCTTCCCTATCTCTAG
- a CDS encoding thiolase family protein translates to MADNVYIVGTDMIRFGRFDDLGVPEIGAEAALLALDDCGLAISDMQALYCGNLGEGMTGQKILALIGQTGIPVVNCTNACATGATAFREGWAAIKAGIHDLVLCVGVEKMPRGMLVRRPAGFEPVPPEGLIGSGTMPAVFSHVGMEHMRQYGTTFEQFAKISVKNHHHSTLNPKAMYRKETPLEMVMEAEMIAYPNTKLMCSANVDGSAAAILVSERKARELGLMDRAVKVRASALTSDPYSERNLAMPDVNSATRLAARQAYDMAGLGPDDIDLIELHDCFATAELVHYENLGLCRDGEGGRLIDAGETALGGRIPVNVSGGLLSKGHPLGATGIANIYEVATHLRGEAGARQVAGARIGMTHVVGLGTACAIHILEKA, encoded by the coding sequence ATGGCCGACAATGTCTATATCGTCGGGACCGACATGATCCGCTTCGGGCGGTTCGACGACCTCGGCGTGCCGGAGATCGGCGCCGAAGCGGCGCTGCTCGCGCTCGATGATTGCGGCCTCGCGATCAGCGACATGCAGGCGCTTTACTGCGGCAATCTCGGCGAGGGCATGACCGGTCAGAAGATTCTCGCGCTGATCGGGCAGACGGGCATCCCCGTGGTCAACTGCACCAATGCCTGTGCGACCGGTGCGACGGCGTTTCGCGAGGGCTGGGCGGCGATCAAGGCCGGCATCCACGACCTGGTCCTGTGCGTCGGCGTCGAGAAGATGCCGCGCGGCATGCTGGTGCGGCGTCCGGCGGGATTCGAACCGGTGCCCCCGGAGGGGCTGATCGGGTCGGGCACCATGCCCGCGGTGTTCTCGCATGTCGGCATGGAGCACATGCGCCAATACGGCACGACTTTCGAGCAGTTCGCGAAGATCTCGGTCAAGAACCACCATCATTCGACGCTCAATCCGAAGGCGATGTACCGCAAGGAGACGCCGCTCGAGATGGTGATGGAAGCGGAGATGATCGCTTATCCCAACACCAAGTTGATGTGTTCGGCCAATGTCGATGGATCGGCCGCGGCGATCCTCGTGTCGGAAAGGAAGGCACGCGAGCTCGGACTGATGGACCGCGCGGTCAAGGTACGTGCCTCGGCGTTGACCAGCGATCCCTATAGCGAACGCAATCTGGCGATGCCCGACGTCAACAGCGCGACCCGGCTCGCGGCGCGCCAGGCCTATGACATGGCCGGCCTTGGTCCCGACGATATCGACCTGATCGAGCTTCATGACTGCTTCGCCACCGCCGAACTCGTCCATTACGAGAATCTCGGATTGTGCCGCGATGGTGAGGGCGGTCGGCTGATCGACGCAGGCGAGACGGCGCTGGGCGGCCGGATTCCGGTCAATGTCTCGGGCGGCCTCCTGTCCAAGGGGCATCCACTCGGGGCCACCGGCATCGCCAATATCTACGAGGTCGCGACGCATCTGCGCGGGGAAGCCGGCGCCCGTCAGGTCGCGGGCGCGCGGATCGGCATGACGCACGTCGTCGGTCTCGGCACCGCGTGCGCGATCCATATTCTGGAGAAGGCCTGA